Proteins encoded together in one Litorilinea aerophila window:
- a CDS encoding putative baseplate assembly protein gives MPIRPPALDDRSFDDLVNELLSRIPAHTPEWTHPRQGDPGRTLLELFAWLTDTLLYRANLIPERQRLAFLRLLDVPMRPARPARTLVAVAMDDEQQTRATTIQALAKVSGPVTFETRTELTVLPIQAEAYYKRPLPTDGDSQLQELLLGLQVLYRLGDRRPQPYVTTPVFAGGAAEATGFDLVADTVDRCLWLALLAPTPDGVEAVRESLGRSDSGGHQLLSVGVVPALEVPALFADIGPRARIPHLWEVTGLDPVNGRTQYHPLDVIADSTAGLTRPGVQRLALPAARFLAAPGNDVRSEPQAGVGDQPPRLDDPKSAARLVTWLRLRPLVPLQSLALSWVGINAVEVEQRQSIFNRVVGQSNGRADQELQLPGRSVEAESLQLQVEEPGLGFRAWRQIDDLALAGRDDPVYRLDSEAGTVRFGDGVRGRIPPLGGRIRVGLLRAGGGQVGNVPAGSLNAITAVDLQGRPVPKLKVAQPLPATGGEDAETLEAAEQRIPALFRHRDRAVTTDDYRRLAAETPGVRLGRVEVLPRFRPQQRDPNATGVVSVMVWPLKETPTPPNPRADRPTLEAVHAHLDQRRPLATELYVIGCEYVPLGVSVGITIADGAGQETVLNGVREALRRFLWPLGGGGPLGNGWPLNTPVRDRELEVAVARVEGVRGVRGVRLFRRQGDDWQPVAGPNPGLPQEVAMARWQLPELLSLVVVADVDPPGDLSGVPNPFAADTAVAVPVVPEVCY, from the coding sequence ATGCCCATTCGTCCGCCTGCCCTCGACGACCGCAGCTTCGACGACCTGGTCAACGAACTGCTCAGCCGCATCCCGGCCCACACGCCCGAGTGGACCCATCCCCGCCAGGGCGACCCGGGCCGCACCCTGCTGGAGCTCTTCGCCTGGCTGACCGATACGCTGCTCTACCGGGCCAACCTGATTCCCGAACGCCAGCGGCTGGCCTTCCTGCGCCTGCTGGACGTGCCCATGCGGCCGGCCCGGCCGGCCCGCACCCTGGTGGCCGTGGCCATGGACGACGAGCAGCAGACCCGTGCGACGACCATCCAGGCTCTGGCCAAAGTCTCCGGCCCGGTGACCTTCGAAACCCGCACCGAGCTCACCGTGCTGCCCATCCAGGCCGAGGCCTACTACAAGCGCCCCCTCCCCACCGATGGGGACAGCCAGCTCCAGGAGCTCCTCCTGGGCCTGCAGGTCCTCTATCGGTTGGGCGACCGCCGCCCCCAGCCCTACGTCACCACCCCGGTCTTTGCAGGCGGCGCGGCAGAAGCGACCGGCTTTGACCTGGTGGCCGATACCGTGGACCGCTGTCTCTGGCTGGCCCTGCTGGCGCCCACCCCGGATGGGGTCGAGGCCGTCCGGGAGAGCCTGGGCCGCAGCGACAGCGGCGGCCATCAGCTCCTCAGCGTGGGCGTGGTCCCCGCCCTGGAAGTCCCGGCCCTCTTCGCCGACATCGGTCCCCGGGCCCGCATCCCCCACCTGTGGGAGGTGACAGGCCTCGACCCGGTCAACGGCCGCACCCAGTACCACCCGCTGGACGTGATCGCCGACTCCACGGCCGGCCTGACCCGGCCTGGCGTCCAGCGGCTGGCGTTGCCTGCGGCTCGCTTCCTGGCCGCGCCCGGCAACGATGTGCGCAGCGAGCCGCAGGCCGGTGTAGGCGACCAGCCACCCCGCCTTGACGATCCCAAGAGCGCGGCGCGGTTAGTCACCTGGCTGCGCCTCCGGCCCCTGGTCCCCCTCCAGAGCCTGGCCCTGAGCTGGGTGGGCATCAACGCGGTGGAGGTGGAACAGCGCCAGTCCATCTTCAACCGGGTCGTGGGTCAGAGCAACGGCCGGGCCGACCAGGAGCTCCAGCTACCCGGCCGCTCTGTCGAGGCGGAAAGCCTGCAGCTCCAGGTGGAAGAGCCGGGCCTGGGCTTCCGGGCCTGGCGCCAGATCGACGACCTGGCCCTGGCCGGCCGGGATGACCCGGTCTACCGCCTGGACAGCGAGGCGGGCACGGTCCGCTTCGGCGATGGGGTGCGGGGGCGCATCCCGCCCCTGGGCGGCCGCATCCGGGTGGGCCTCCTGCGGGCGGGCGGCGGCCAGGTCGGCAACGTGCCGGCCGGCTCCCTGAACGCCATCACCGCGGTAGATCTCCAGGGGCGCCCCGTTCCCAAACTCAAGGTGGCCCAACCCCTGCCCGCCACCGGCGGCGAGGACGCCGAAACCCTGGAGGCCGCAGAGCAACGCATCCCGGCCCTCTTCCGCCACCGGGATCGGGCCGTCACCACCGACGACTATCGTCGGCTGGCCGCCGAAACACCCGGCGTCCGCCTGGGACGGGTGGAGGTGCTGCCCCGCTTCCGCCCCCAGCAGCGAGACCCCAACGCCACCGGTGTGGTCTCGGTGATGGTGTGGCCGTTGAAAGAGACGCCCACGCCGCCCAACCCCCGGGCGGACCGGCCCACCCTGGAGGCCGTCCATGCCCACCTGGACCAGCGGCGCCCCCTGGCCACGGAGCTCTACGTCATCGGCTGCGAGTACGTGCCCCTGGGCGTGAGCGTGGGAATCACCATCGCCGACGGCGCCGGCCAGGAGACGGTCCTCAACGGCGTGCGGGAGGCCCTGCGACGCTTTCTCTGGCCCCTGGGCGGCGGCGGCCCCCTGGGCAACGGCTGGCCGCTCAACACCCCGGTGCGGGACCGGGAACTGGAAGTGGCCGTGGCCCGGGTGGAGGGGGTGCGCGGGGTGCGCGGAGTGCGCCTCTTCCGGCGCCAGGGCGATGACTGGCAGCCGGTGGCCGGACCCAATCCCGGCCTGCCCCAGGAAGTGGCCATGGCCCGCTGGCAACTGCCCGAGCTCCTCTCCCTGGTGGTGGTGGCCGACGTGGATCCCCCAGGCGATCTGAGCGGCGTCCCCAATCCCTTCGCCGCCGACACCGCCGTGGCCGTGCCCGTGGTACCGGAGGTCTGCTACTGA
- a CDS encoding GPW/gp25 family protein, whose amino-acid sequence MAPSTLPPKLIGWPLLPLPDANGELHYPSLEASVRQMIQVILRTRPGEQLMRRDFGAGLENFLHQPNDLATRTRIAEVITQSLNRWESRILVDRVEVREVPDAPAQLRIEIAYRLRRTGLLQQMGLTMELEA is encoded by the coding sequence ATGGCACCCTCCACCCTTCCACCCAAACTGATCGGCTGGCCGCTCCTGCCCCTGCCCGATGCCAACGGCGAGCTCCACTACCCCAGCCTGGAAGCCAGCGTCCGCCAGATGATCCAGGTCATCCTGCGCACCCGGCCCGGCGAGCAGTTGATGCGCCGGGACTTCGGCGCCGGCCTGGAAAATTTTCTCCACCAGCCCAACGACCTGGCCACCCGCACCCGCATCGCCGAGGTGATCACCCAATCCCTGAACCGCTGGGAGAGCCGTATCCTGGTGGACCGGGTGGAGGTGCGAGAGGTGCCCGACGCGCCGGCGCAACTGCGCATCGAGATCGCCTACCGCCTGCGGCGCACCGGCCTGCTGCAGCAGATGGGTCTCACCATGGAACTGGAGGCATAG
- a CDS encoding phage baseplate assembly protein V has product MDAHTLFDTATAGCFQAVYLAEVVSVEDPLSLARVQIRLLNWDGPIDQDGPIWARVAVPFAGADRGAFFIPDVGDEVLVAFIHGDPRLPVVCGGLWNGNAGPPESLPGNRVDRWTLVGKAGTRIAIVEEDNPTIEFTTPGGVRGTLTDTGGGTVEIVAAGTTITIDPSGVTIDTGGKLTVSATSVEVTAGMVNVTAGMSQFSGVVQCDTLITNSVISPSYTPGAGNVW; this is encoded by the coding sequence ATGGATGCCCACACCCTCTTTGACACGGCCACAGCCGGCTGCTTCCAGGCGGTCTACCTGGCCGAAGTGGTCTCGGTGGAAGATCCCCTGAGCCTGGCCCGGGTCCAGATCCGCCTGCTCAACTGGGATGGCCCCATCGACCAGGATGGCCCCATCTGGGCCCGGGTGGCCGTCCCCTTTGCCGGGGCCGACCGGGGCGCTTTTTTCATTCCCGATGTGGGAGACGAGGTGTTGGTGGCCTTCATCCACGGCGACCCCCGCCTGCCCGTGGTCTGTGGCGGCCTGTGGAACGGCAACGCCGGGCCGCCGGAGAGCCTGCCCGGCAACCGGGTGGACCGTTGGACCCTGGTGGGCAAGGCAGGCACCCGCATCGCCATCGTTGAGGAGGACAACCCCACCATCGAGTTCACCACGCCGGGTGGGGTTCGCGGCACCCTGACCGATACCGGCGGCGGCACGGTGGAAATCGTGGCCGCGGGCACCACCATCACCATCGACCCCAGCGGGGTCACCATCGACACCGGCGGCAAGCTCACCGTCAGCGCCACCTCGGTGGAGGTCACCGCGGGCATGGTCAACGTCACCGCGGGCATGTCCCAATTTTCCGGTGTGGTCCAGTGCGACACCCTGATCACCAACAGCGTGATCAGCCCCAGCTACACGCCAGGAGCAGGCAACGTATGGTAA